The Camelus bactrianus isolate YW-2024 breed Bactrian camel chromosome 12, ASM4877302v1, whole genome shotgun sequence genome includes a window with the following:
- the OS9 gene encoding protein OS-9 isoform X9, producing MAAETLLSSLLGLLLLGLLLPASLTGGVGSLNLEELSEMRYGIEILPLPVMGGQSQASDVVIVSSKYKQRYECRLPAGAIHFQREREEEAPAYQGPGIPELLSPMKDAPCLLKTKDWWTYEFCYGRHIQQYHMEDSEIKGEVLYLGYYQSAFDWDDETAKASKQHRLKRYHSQTYGNGSKCDLNGRPREAEVRFLCDEGAGISGDYIDRVDEPLSCSYVLTIRTPRLCPHPLLRPPPSAAPQAILCHPALQPEEYMAYIQRQAVDSKQHGDRATGELHGLDPQTWRETKPGVVPLRKGGAGPAKDDSKEADFWKMLHEREEQAAEGEEIQAEEQEPNLDAADPAPGSPDFQNNVQVKVIRSPADLIRLIEELKGGTRKGKPNSGQEQPADYAAEVPSKEPEVKEKGDPEHQNEVEEEEDDDEDEDEDEDERQLLGEFEKELEGILLPSDRDRLRAEVKAGMERELENIIQETEKELDPEGLKKESERDRAMLALTSTLNKLIKRLEEKQSPELVKKHQKRRVVPKKPPPSPQPAGKIEIKIVRPGTEGTEEDARWLTDEDTKNLKEIFFNILGAEEAQKERQRQKELERNYRRVWGSRGGEGTGDLDEFDF from the exons ATGGCGGCGGAAACGCTGCTGTCCAgtctgctggggctgctgctCTTGGGGCTCCTGCTACCCGCGAGTCTGACCGGCGGTGTCGGGAGCCTGAACCTAGAGGAGCTGAGTGAGATGCGTTATGGGATCGAGATCCTGCCGTTGCCTGTCATGGGAGGGCAG AGCCAAGCTTCGGACGTGGTGATTGTCTCCTCTAAGTACAAACAGCGCTATGAATGTCGCCTGCCAGCTGGAGCTATTCACTTCCAGCgtgaaagggaggaggaggcaccTGCTTATCAAGGGCCTGGGATCCCTGAACTGTTGAGCCCAATGAAAGATGCCCCCTGCTTGCTGAAG ACCAAGGACTGGTGGACATATGAATTCTGTTATGGACGCCACATCCAGCAGTACCACATGGAAG attcagagatcaAAGGTGAAGTCCTCTATCTTGGCTACTACCAATCGGCCTTCGACTGGGACGATGAAACAGCCAAG GCCTCCAAGCAGCATCGCCTGAAACGCTACCACAGCCAGACCTATGGCAATGGGTCCAAGTGCGACCTCAATGGGAGGCCCCGGGAGGCCGAAGTTAGG TTCCTCTGTGATGAAGGCGCCGGTATTTCTGGGGACTACATTGATCGCGTGGATGAGCCCTTGTCCTGCTCGTATGTGCTGACCATTCGGACTCCTCGGCTCTGCCCTCACCCTCTCCTCCGGCCCCCACCCAGTGCTGCTCCCCAGGCCATTCTCTGTCACCCTGCTCTGCAGCCTGAGGAGTACATGGCCTACATTCAGAGGCAAGCTG TAGACTCAAAGCAACATGGAGACAGGGCTACAGGGGAGCTGCACGGCCTGGACCCTCAGACGTGGCGTGAGACCAAGCCTGGGGTGGTGCCCCTGAGGAAAGGGG GTGCAGGCCCAGCCAAGGATGACAGTAAGGAAGCAGATTTCTGGAAGATGCTCCACGAGCGAGAGGAACAGGCCGCTGAAGGGGAGGAGATACAGGCTGAG GAGCAGGAACCGAACCTGGACGCAGCAGACCCAGCGCCAGGCTCTCCCG ATTTTCAGAACAACGTGCAGGTCAAAGTTATTCGGAGCCCCGCAGACTTGATTCGATTGATAGAGGAGCTGAAGGGTGGAACAAGAAAG GGGAAGCCCAACTCCGGCCAAGAGCAGCCTGCAGACTATGCTGCAGAAGTCCCTTCCAAGGAACCAGAGGTGAAGGAGAAGGGTGACCCAGAGCATCAGAACGAGGTGGAAGAAGAGGAGGACGACGATGAGGATGAAGACGAAGATGAGGATGAGCGGCAGTTGCTGGGAGAATTTGAGAAGGAACTGGAAGGGATACTGCTCCCGTCGGACCGAGACCGGCTCCGTGCGGAGGTGAAGGCTGGCATGGAGCGGGAGCTGGAGAACATCATCCAGGAG ACAGAGAAGGAGCTGGACCCGGAGGGGCTGAAGAAGGAGTCGGAGCGTGATCGGGCTATGCTGGCCCTGACTTCCACTCTCAACAAACTCATcaaaaggctggaggaaaaacagAGTCCAGAGCTGGTGAAGAAGCACCAGAAGAGGAGGGTTGTCCCCAAAAAGCCTCCCCCGTCCCCCCAACCAGCAG GGAAAATTGAGATCAAGATTGTCCGACCAGGGACTGAAGGGACTGAGGAGGATGCTCGTTGGCTGACTGATGAGGACACAAAAAACCTCAAGGAGATTTTCTTCAATATCCTG GGAGCTGAGGAGGCGCAGAAGGAGCGGCAGCGGCAGAAAGAGCTGGAGAGGAATTACCGCCGGGTGTGGGGCTCTCGGGGCGGGGAGGGCACGGGGGACCTGGACGAGTTTGACTTCTGA
- the OS9 gene encoding protein OS-9 isoform X1 produces MAAETLLSSLLGLLLLGLLLPASLTGGVGSLNLEELSEMRYGIEILPLPVMGGQSQASDVVIVSSKYKQRYECRLPAGAIHFQREREEEAPAYQGPGIPELLSPMKDAPCLLKTKDWWTYEFCYGRHIQQYHMEDSEIKGEVLYLGYYQSAFDWDDETAKASKQHRLKRYHSQTYGNGSKCDLNGRPREAEVRFLCDEGAGISGDYIDRVDEPLSCSYVLTIRTPRLCPHPLLRPPPSAAPQAILCHPALQPEEYMAYIQRQAVDSKQHGDRATGELHGLDPQTWRETKPGVVPLRKGGAGPAKDDSKEADFWKMLHEREEQAAEGEEIQAEEQEPNLDAADPAPGSPDFQNNVQVKVIRSPADLIRLIEELKGGTRKGKPNSGQEQPADYAAEVPSKEPEVKEKGDPEHQNEVEEEEDDDEDEDEDEDERQLLGEFEKELEGILLPSDRDRLRAEVKAGMERELENIIQETEKELDPEGLKKESERDRAMLALTSTLNKLIKRLEEKQSPELVKKHQKRRVVPKKPPPSPQPAEEDPEHRVRVRVTKLRHGGPNQDLTVLEMKRENPQLKQIEGLVKELLEREGLTAEGKIEIKIVRPGTEGTEEDARWLTDEDTKNLKEIFFNILVQGAEEAQKERQRQKELERNYRRVWGSRGGEGTGDLDEFDF; encoded by the exons ATGGCGGCGGAAACGCTGCTGTCCAgtctgctggggctgctgctCTTGGGGCTCCTGCTACCCGCGAGTCTGACCGGCGGTGTCGGGAGCCTGAACCTAGAGGAGCTGAGTGAGATGCGTTATGGGATCGAGATCCTGCCGTTGCCTGTCATGGGAGGGCAG AGCCAAGCTTCGGACGTGGTGATTGTCTCCTCTAAGTACAAACAGCGCTATGAATGTCGCCTGCCAGCTGGAGCTATTCACTTCCAGCgtgaaagggaggaggaggcaccTGCTTATCAAGGGCCTGGGATCCCTGAACTGTTGAGCCCAATGAAAGATGCCCCCTGCTTGCTGAAG ACCAAGGACTGGTGGACATATGAATTCTGTTATGGACGCCACATCCAGCAGTACCACATGGAAG attcagagatcaAAGGTGAAGTCCTCTATCTTGGCTACTACCAATCGGCCTTCGACTGGGACGATGAAACAGCCAAG GCCTCCAAGCAGCATCGCCTGAAACGCTACCACAGCCAGACCTATGGCAATGGGTCCAAGTGCGACCTCAATGGGAGGCCCCGGGAGGCCGAAGTTAGG TTCCTCTGTGATGAAGGCGCCGGTATTTCTGGGGACTACATTGATCGCGTGGATGAGCCCTTGTCCTGCTCGTATGTGCTGACCATTCGGACTCCTCGGCTCTGCCCTCACCCTCTCCTCCGGCCCCCACCCAGTGCTGCTCCCCAGGCCATTCTCTGTCACCCTGCTCTGCAGCCTGAGGAGTACATGGCCTACATTCAGAGGCAAGCTG TAGACTCAAAGCAACATGGAGACAGGGCTACAGGGGAGCTGCACGGCCTGGACCCTCAGACGTGGCGTGAGACCAAGCCTGGGGTGGTGCCCCTGAGGAAAGGGG GTGCAGGCCCAGCCAAGGATGACAGTAAGGAAGCAGATTTCTGGAAGATGCTCCACGAGCGAGAGGAACAGGCCGCTGAAGGGGAGGAGATACAGGCTGAG GAGCAGGAACCGAACCTGGACGCAGCAGACCCAGCGCCAGGCTCTCCCG ATTTTCAGAACAACGTGCAGGTCAAAGTTATTCGGAGCCCCGCAGACTTGATTCGATTGATAGAGGAGCTGAAGGGTGGAACAAGAAAG GGGAAGCCCAACTCCGGCCAAGAGCAGCCTGCAGACTATGCTGCAGAAGTCCCTTCCAAGGAACCAGAGGTGAAGGAGAAGGGTGACCCAGAGCATCAGAACGAGGTGGAAGAAGAGGAGGACGACGATGAGGATGAAGACGAAGATGAGGATGAGCGGCAGTTGCTGGGAGAATTTGAGAAGGAACTGGAAGGGATACTGCTCCCGTCGGACCGAGACCGGCTCCGTGCGGAGGTGAAGGCTGGCATGGAGCGGGAGCTGGAGAACATCATCCAGGAG ACAGAGAAGGAGCTGGACCCGGAGGGGCTGAAGAAGGAGTCGGAGCGTGATCGGGCTATGCTGGCCCTGACTTCCACTCTCAACAAACTCATcaaaaggctggaggaaaaacagAGTCCAGAGCTGGTGAAGAAGCACCAGAAGAGGAGGGTTGTCCCCAAAAAGCCTCCCCCGTCCCCCCAACCAGCAG AGGAGGATCCTGAGCACAGAGTCCGGGTCCGGGTCACCAAGCTCCGTCACGGAGGCCCCAATCAGGATCTGACTGTCCTCGAGATGAAACGGGAAAACCCACAGCTGAAACAAATCGAGGGGCTGGTGAAGGAGCTGCTGGAGAGGGAGGGACTCACAGCCGAAG GGAAAATTGAGATCAAGATTGTCCGACCAGGGACTGAAGGGACTGAGGAGGATGCTCGTTGGCTGACTGATGAGGACACAAAAAACCTCAAGGAGATTTTCTTCAATATCCTG GTGCAGGGAGCTGAGGAGGCGCAGAAGGAGCGGCAGCGGCAGAAAGAGCTGGAGAGGAATTACCGCCGGGTGTGGGGCTCTCGGGGCGGGGAGGGCACGGGGGACCTGGACGAGTTTGACTTCTGA
- the OS9 gene encoding protein OS-9 isoform X8, with protein sequence MAAETLLSSLLGLLLLGLLLPASLTGGVGSLNLEELSEMRYGIEILPLPVMGGQSQASDVVIVSSKYKQRYECRLPAGAIHFQREREEEAPAYQGPGIPELLSPMKDAPCLLKTKDWWTYEFCYGRHIQQYHMEDSEIKGEVLYLGYYQSAFDWDDETAKASKQHRLKRYHSQTYGNGSKCDLNGRPREAEVRFLCDEGAGISGDYIDRVDEPLSCSYVLTIRTPRLCPHPLLRPPPSAAPQAILCHPALQPEEYMAYIQRQADSKQHGDRATGELHGLDPQTWRETKPGVVPLRKGGAGPAKDDSKEADFWKMLHEREEQAAEGEEIQAEEQEPNLDAADPAPGSPDFQNNVQVKVIRSPADLIRLIEELKGGTRKGKPNSGQEQPADYAAEVPSKEPEVKEKGDPEHQNEVEEEEDDDEDEDEDEDERQLLGEFEKELEGILLPSDRDRLRAEVKAGMERELENIIQETEKELDPEGLKKESERDRAMLALTSTLNKLIKRLEEKQSPELVKKHQKRRVVPKKPPPSPQPAGKIEIKIVRPGTEGTEEDARWLTDEDTKNLKEIFFNILVQGAEEAQKERQRQKELERNYRRVWGSRGGEGTGDLDEFDF encoded by the exons ATGGCGGCGGAAACGCTGCTGTCCAgtctgctggggctgctgctCTTGGGGCTCCTGCTACCCGCGAGTCTGACCGGCGGTGTCGGGAGCCTGAACCTAGAGGAGCTGAGTGAGATGCGTTATGGGATCGAGATCCTGCCGTTGCCTGTCATGGGAGGGCAG AGCCAAGCTTCGGACGTGGTGATTGTCTCCTCTAAGTACAAACAGCGCTATGAATGTCGCCTGCCAGCTGGAGCTATTCACTTCCAGCgtgaaagggaggaggaggcaccTGCTTATCAAGGGCCTGGGATCCCTGAACTGTTGAGCCCAATGAAAGATGCCCCCTGCTTGCTGAAG ACCAAGGACTGGTGGACATATGAATTCTGTTATGGACGCCACATCCAGCAGTACCACATGGAAG attcagagatcaAAGGTGAAGTCCTCTATCTTGGCTACTACCAATCGGCCTTCGACTGGGACGATGAAACAGCCAAG GCCTCCAAGCAGCATCGCCTGAAACGCTACCACAGCCAGACCTATGGCAATGGGTCCAAGTGCGACCTCAATGGGAGGCCCCGGGAGGCCGAAGTTAGG TTCCTCTGTGATGAAGGCGCCGGTATTTCTGGGGACTACATTGATCGCGTGGATGAGCCCTTGTCCTGCTCGTATGTGCTGACCATTCGGACTCCTCGGCTCTGCCCTCACCCTCTCCTCCGGCCCCCACCCAGTGCTGCTCCCCAGGCCATTCTCTGTCACCCTGCTCTGCAGCCTGAGGAGTACATGGCCTACATTCAGAGGCAAGCTG ACTCAAAGCAACATGGAGACAGGGCTACAGGGGAGCTGCACGGCCTGGACCCTCAGACGTGGCGTGAGACCAAGCCTGGGGTGGTGCCCCTGAGGAAAGGGG GTGCAGGCCCAGCCAAGGATGACAGTAAGGAAGCAGATTTCTGGAAGATGCTCCACGAGCGAGAGGAACAGGCCGCTGAAGGGGAGGAGATACAGGCTGAG GAGCAGGAACCGAACCTGGACGCAGCAGACCCAGCGCCAGGCTCTCCCG ATTTTCAGAACAACGTGCAGGTCAAAGTTATTCGGAGCCCCGCAGACTTGATTCGATTGATAGAGGAGCTGAAGGGTGGAACAAGAAAG GGGAAGCCCAACTCCGGCCAAGAGCAGCCTGCAGACTATGCTGCAGAAGTCCCTTCCAAGGAACCAGAGGTGAAGGAGAAGGGTGACCCAGAGCATCAGAACGAGGTGGAAGAAGAGGAGGACGACGATGAGGATGAAGACGAAGATGAGGATGAGCGGCAGTTGCTGGGAGAATTTGAGAAGGAACTGGAAGGGATACTGCTCCCGTCGGACCGAGACCGGCTCCGTGCGGAGGTGAAGGCTGGCATGGAGCGGGAGCTGGAGAACATCATCCAGGAG ACAGAGAAGGAGCTGGACCCGGAGGGGCTGAAGAAGGAGTCGGAGCGTGATCGGGCTATGCTGGCCCTGACTTCCACTCTCAACAAACTCATcaaaaggctggaggaaaaacagAGTCCAGAGCTGGTGAAGAAGCACCAGAAGAGGAGGGTTGTCCCCAAAAAGCCTCCCCCGTCCCCCCAACCAGCAG GGAAAATTGAGATCAAGATTGTCCGACCAGGGACTGAAGGGACTGAGGAGGATGCTCGTTGGCTGACTGATGAGGACACAAAAAACCTCAAGGAGATTTTCTTCAATATCCTG GTGCAGGGAGCTGAGGAGGCGCAGAAGGAGCGGCAGCGGCAGAAAGAGCTGGAGAGGAATTACCGCCGGGTGTGGGGCTCTCGGGGCGGGGAGGGCACGGGGGACCTGGACGAGTTTGACTTCTGA
- the OS9 gene encoding protein OS-9 isoform X12 gives MAAETLLSSLLGLLLLGLLLPASLTGGVGSLNLEELSEMRYGIEILPLPVMGGQSQASDVVIVSSKYKQRYECRLPAGAIHFQREREEEAPAYQGPGIPELLSPMKDAPCLLKTKDWWTYEFCYGRHIQQYHMEDSEIKGEVLYLGYYQSAFDWDDETAKASKQHRLKRYHSQTYGNGSKCDLNGRPREAEVRFLCDEGAGISGDYIDRVDEPLSCSYVLTIRTPRLCPHPLLRPPPSAAPQAILCHPALQPEEYMAYIQRQAVDSKQHGDRATGELHGLDPQTWRETKPGVVPLRKGGAGPAKDDSKEADFWKMLHEREEQAAEGEEIQAEEQEPNLDAADPAPGSPDFQNNVQVKVIRSPADLIRLIEELKGGTRKGKPNSGQEQPADYAAEVPSKEPEVKEKGDPEHQNEVEEEEDDDEDEDEDEDERQLLGEFEKELEGILLPSDRDRLRAEVKAGMERELENIIQETEKELDPEGLKKESERDRAMLALTSTLNKLIKRLEEKQSPELVKKHQKRRVVPKKPPPSPQPAGRGDRCSPSPGVTALLCVSLCVSPSKRRILSTESGSGSPSSVTEAPIRI, from the exons ATGGCGGCGGAAACGCTGCTGTCCAgtctgctggggctgctgctCTTGGGGCTCCTGCTACCCGCGAGTCTGACCGGCGGTGTCGGGAGCCTGAACCTAGAGGAGCTGAGTGAGATGCGTTATGGGATCGAGATCCTGCCGTTGCCTGTCATGGGAGGGCAG AGCCAAGCTTCGGACGTGGTGATTGTCTCCTCTAAGTACAAACAGCGCTATGAATGTCGCCTGCCAGCTGGAGCTATTCACTTCCAGCgtgaaagggaggaggaggcaccTGCTTATCAAGGGCCTGGGATCCCTGAACTGTTGAGCCCAATGAAAGATGCCCCCTGCTTGCTGAAG ACCAAGGACTGGTGGACATATGAATTCTGTTATGGACGCCACATCCAGCAGTACCACATGGAAG attcagagatcaAAGGTGAAGTCCTCTATCTTGGCTACTACCAATCGGCCTTCGACTGGGACGATGAAACAGCCAAG GCCTCCAAGCAGCATCGCCTGAAACGCTACCACAGCCAGACCTATGGCAATGGGTCCAAGTGCGACCTCAATGGGAGGCCCCGGGAGGCCGAAGTTAGG TTCCTCTGTGATGAAGGCGCCGGTATTTCTGGGGACTACATTGATCGCGTGGATGAGCCCTTGTCCTGCTCGTATGTGCTGACCATTCGGACTCCTCGGCTCTGCCCTCACCCTCTCCTCCGGCCCCCACCCAGTGCTGCTCCCCAGGCCATTCTCTGTCACCCTGCTCTGCAGCCTGAGGAGTACATGGCCTACATTCAGAGGCAAGCTG TAGACTCAAAGCAACATGGAGACAGGGCTACAGGGGAGCTGCACGGCCTGGACCCTCAGACGTGGCGTGAGACCAAGCCTGGGGTGGTGCCCCTGAGGAAAGGGG GTGCAGGCCCAGCCAAGGATGACAGTAAGGAAGCAGATTTCTGGAAGATGCTCCACGAGCGAGAGGAACAGGCCGCTGAAGGGGAGGAGATACAGGCTGAG GAGCAGGAACCGAACCTGGACGCAGCAGACCCAGCGCCAGGCTCTCCCG ATTTTCAGAACAACGTGCAGGTCAAAGTTATTCGGAGCCCCGCAGACTTGATTCGATTGATAGAGGAGCTGAAGGGTGGAACAAGAAAG GGGAAGCCCAACTCCGGCCAAGAGCAGCCTGCAGACTATGCTGCAGAAGTCCCTTCCAAGGAACCAGAGGTGAAGGAGAAGGGTGACCCAGAGCATCAGAACGAGGTGGAAGAAGAGGAGGACGACGATGAGGATGAAGACGAAGATGAGGATGAGCGGCAGTTGCTGGGAGAATTTGAGAAGGAACTGGAAGGGATACTGCTCCCGTCGGACCGAGACCGGCTCCGTGCGGAGGTGAAGGCTGGCATGGAGCGGGAGCTGGAGAACATCATCCAGGAG ACAGAGAAGGAGCTGGACCCGGAGGGGCTGAAGAAGGAGTCGGAGCGTGATCGGGCTATGCTGGCCCTGACTTCCACTCTCAACAAACTCATcaaaaggctggaggaaaaacagAGTCCAGAGCTGGTGAAGAAGCACCAGAAGAGGAGGGTTGTCCCCAAAAAGCCTCCCCCGTCCCCCCAACCAGCAG GGAGAGGTGACCGCTGCAGCCCTAGCCCTGGAGTCACGGCTCTGCTTTGtgtctccctgtgtgtctctcccTCCAAGAGGAGGATCCTGAGCACAGAGTCCGGGTCCGGGTCACCAAGCTCCGTCACGGAGGCCCCAATCAGGATCTGA
- the OS9 gene encoding protein OS-9 isoform X3, producing MAAETLLSSLLGLLLLGLLLPASLTGGVGSLNLEELSEMRYGIEILPLPVMGGQSQASDVVIVSSKYKQRYECRLPAGAIHFQREREEEAPAYQGPGIPELLSPMKDAPCLLKTKDWWTYEFCYGRHIQQYHMEDSEIKGEVLYLGYYQSAFDWDDETAKASKQHRLKRYHSQTYGNGSKCDLNGRPREAEVRFLCDEGAGISGDYIDRVDEPLSCSYVLTIRTPRLCPHPLLRPPPSAAPQAILCHPALQPEEYMAYIQRQAVDSKQHGDRATGELHGLDPQTWRETKPGVVPLRKGGAGPAKDDSKEADFWKMLHEREEQAAEGEEIQAEEQEPNLDAADPAPGSPDFQNNVQVKVIRSPADLIRLIEELKGGTRKGKPNSGQEQPADYAAEVPSKEPEVKEKGDPEHQNEVEEEEDDDEDEDEDEDERQLLGEFEKELEGILLPSDRDRLRAEVKAGMERELENIIQETEKELDPEGLKKESERDRAMLALTSTLNKLIKRLEEKQSPELVKKHQKRRVVPKKPPPSPQPAEEDPEHRVRVRVTKLRHGGPNQDLTVLEMKRENPQLKQIEGLVKELLEREGLTAEGKIEIKIVRPGTEGTEEDARWLTDEDTKNLKEIFFNILGAEEAQKERQRQKELERNYRRVWGSRGGEGTGDLDEFDF from the exons ATGGCGGCGGAAACGCTGCTGTCCAgtctgctggggctgctgctCTTGGGGCTCCTGCTACCCGCGAGTCTGACCGGCGGTGTCGGGAGCCTGAACCTAGAGGAGCTGAGTGAGATGCGTTATGGGATCGAGATCCTGCCGTTGCCTGTCATGGGAGGGCAG AGCCAAGCTTCGGACGTGGTGATTGTCTCCTCTAAGTACAAACAGCGCTATGAATGTCGCCTGCCAGCTGGAGCTATTCACTTCCAGCgtgaaagggaggaggaggcaccTGCTTATCAAGGGCCTGGGATCCCTGAACTGTTGAGCCCAATGAAAGATGCCCCCTGCTTGCTGAAG ACCAAGGACTGGTGGACATATGAATTCTGTTATGGACGCCACATCCAGCAGTACCACATGGAAG attcagagatcaAAGGTGAAGTCCTCTATCTTGGCTACTACCAATCGGCCTTCGACTGGGACGATGAAACAGCCAAG GCCTCCAAGCAGCATCGCCTGAAACGCTACCACAGCCAGACCTATGGCAATGGGTCCAAGTGCGACCTCAATGGGAGGCCCCGGGAGGCCGAAGTTAGG TTCCTCTGTGATGAAGGCGCCGGTATTTCTGGGGACTACATTGATCGCGTGGATGAGCCCTTGTCCTGCTCGTATGTGCTGACCATTCGGACTCCTCGGCTCTGCCCTCACCCTCTCCTCCGGCCCCCACCCAGTGCTGCTCCCCAGGCCATTCTCTGTCACCCTGCTCTGCAGCCTGAGGAGTACATGGCCTACATTCAGAGGCAAGCTG TAGACTCAAAGCAACATGGAGACAGGGCTACAGGGGAGCTGCACGGCCTGGACCCTCAGACGTGGCGTGAGACCAAGCCTGGGGTGGTGCCCCTGAGGAAAGGGG GTGCAGGCCCAGCCAAGGATGACAGTAAGGAAGCAGATTTCTGGAAGATGCTCCACGAGCGAGAGGAACAGGCCGCTGAAGGGGAGGAGATACAGGCTGAG GAGCAGGAACCGAACCTGGACGCAGCAGACCCAGCGCCAGGCTCTCCCG ATTTTCAGAACAACGTGCAGGTCAAAGTTATTCGGAGCCCCGCAGACTTGATTCGATTGATAGAGGAGCTGAAGGGTGGAACAAGAAAG GGGAAGCCCAACTCCGGCCAAGAGCAGCCTGCAGACTATGCTGCAGAAGTCCCTTCCAAGGAACCAGAGGTGAAGGAGAAGGGTGACCCAGAGCATCAGAACGAGGTGGAAGAAGAGGAGGACGACGATGAGGATGAAGACGAAGATGAGGATGAGCGGCAGTTGCTGGGAGAATTTGAGAAGGAACTGGAAGGGATACTGCTCCCGTCGGACCGAGACCGGCTCCGTGCGGAGGTGAAGGCTGGCATGGAGCGGGAGCTGGAGAACATCATCCAGGAG ACAGAGAAGGAGCTGGACCCGGAGGGGCTGAAGAAGGAGTCGGAGCGTGATCGGGCTATGCTGGCCCTGACTTCCACTCTCAACAAACTCATcaaaaggctggaggaaaaacagAGTCCAGAGCTGGTGAAGAAGCACCAGAAGAGGAGGGTTGTCCCCAAAAAGCCTCCCCCGTCCCCCCAACCAGCAG AGGAGGATCCTGAGCACAGAGTCCGGGTCCGGGTCACCAAGCTCCGTCACGGAGGCCCCAATCAGGATCTGACTGTCCTCGAGATGAAACGGGAAAACCCACAGCTGAAACAAATCGAGGGGCTGGTGAAGGAGCTGCTGGAGAGGGAGGGACTCACAGCCGAAG GGAAAATTGAGATCAAGATTGTCCGACCAGGGACTGAAGGGACTGAGGAGGATGCTCGTTGGCTGACTGATGAGGACACAAAAAACCTCAAGGAGATTTTCTTCAATATCCTG GGAGCTGAGGAGGCGCAGAAGGAGCGGCAGCGGCAGAAAGAGCTGGAGAGGAATTACCGCCGGGTGTGGGGCTCTCGGGGCGGGGAGGGCACGGGGGACCTGGACGAGTTTGACTTCTGA